A genome region from Microbacterium sp. CGR2 includes the following:
- a CDS encoding sensor histidine kinase has protein sequence MAFDHTTGDSADALRLGRGERLSAVERIVILAIISITIVLDLISFFATPGVSPLAVLVSISSTAVFALYIWNPLIATGALGVVFALSFLVGSESQVLTAAAVAAGLVMRLGWTSLILSYTGAFLVAAAVVANGDADVDVNVGLFLIFAAVAGAVGFALRIASARGRRLELELAERTEQERQAVLAERRWIAGELHDSIAHHLTVVALHVQMLEDPETSLGSREAIRVAARKAMADLRFVIDIADDGPRSAGMQTGDLADAIDEARQEFESAGHSVRIVGDARDERIPRAAEIVLARIVRESATNILKYAGPGEVLIRLDLDDDTAALTLRSPLPTTPRRQLSSSSTGLGRMAERVLGARGEFSAGEVDEHWEVSARLPIA, from the coding sequence ATGGCCTTCGACCACACGACCGGGGATTCTGCAGATGCACTCCGGTTAGGCCGAGGCGAAAGGCTCAGCGCTGTAGAGCGCATCGTCATCCTGGCGATCATCTCCATCACCATCGTCCTCGACCTCATCTCCTTCTTTGCGACTCCGGGTGTGAGTCCGCTCGCCGTACTGGTGAGCATTTCCTCCACAGCCGTTTTCGCTCTCTATATCTGGAATCCCCTCATCGCGACAGGCGCCCTCGGCGTCGTGTTCGCGTTGTCTTTTCTCGTAGGTTCCGAGTCTCAGGTTCTGACCGCCGCCGCTGTGGCGGCCGGTCTGGTCATGAGGCTGGGGTGGACCTCGTTGATCCTGTCGTACACCGGCGCTTTTCTGGTCGCAGCGGCGGTTGTCGCCAACGGCGACGCCGATGTCGATGTGAACGTCGGCCTCTTCCTCATCTTCGCCGCAGTTGCCGGTGCCGTCGGCTTCGCGCTTCGAATCGCCTCCGCTCGCGGGCGGCGCCTGGAGCTCGAGCTCGCGGAACGTACGGAACAGGAACGACAGGCAGTTCTCGCCGAGCGACGATGGATCGCCGGCGAGTTGCACGACAGTATCGCCCACCACCTCACTGTGGTGGCTCTGCACGTGCAGATGCTCGAAGACCCGGAGACGAGCCTCGGCTCGCGGGAAGCGATCCGCGTGGCAGCGCGCAAGGCGATGGCCGACCTCCGGTTCGTCATCGACATCGCCGACGACGGACCCCGTTCGGCCGGAATGCAGACCGGCGACCTCGCCGACGCGATCGATGAGGCGCGCCAGGAGTTCGAATCGGCCGGACATTCCGTGCGCATCGTCGGAGACGCCCGCGATGAGCGCATACCGCGCGCCGCGGAGATCGTGTTGGCGCGCATCGTCCGTGAGTCGGCGACGAACATCTTGAAGTACGCCGGACCCGGTGAAGTCCTCATCCGACTCGACCTCGACGATGACACGGCGGCCCTCACGCTGCGGAGTCCGCTTCCGACCACGCCGCGGCGTCAACTTTCGTCGAGCAGTACGGGTCTCGGGCGAATGGCCGAGCGCGTGCTCGGCGCGCGCGGAGAATTCAGCGCCGGCGAAGTCGACGAGCACTGGGAAGTGTCGGCGCGTCTGCCGATCGCGTGA
- the phnC gene encoding phosphonate ABC transporter ATP-binding protein, producing MNAASDPLIRLEGVTKTFGSTTALHNASLQVSQGEIVVLLGLSGSGKSTLLRHIDGLEIPTAGTVEVLGSSVPSLKGKALRRLRSRVGFIFQQFELVPSLTVLENVLTGSLSGVRGPRLGLWGYSKASKLTALAHLDRVGLLDRAYQRSDTLSGGQQQRVAIARALMQKPDILLADEPVASLDPESSDQVMALIREIAADEGLTVVCSLHQVDLAISWADRIVGLRHGEVVLNTPTTDLTKAEVMEIYGRVATTTAEMAALTLELADAAAEMATP from the coding sequence ATGAACGCGGCATCCGATCCCCTCATCCGCCTCGAGGGCGTGACGAAGACGTTCGGTTCGACCACTGCGCTGCACAACGCATCGCTGCAGGTCTCGCAGGGCGAGATCGTCGTGCTGCTGGGCCTGAGCGGCTCCGGCAAGTCGACCCTGCTCCGCCACATCGACGGACTGGAGATCCCGACGGCGGGAACGGTCGAGGTCCTGGGCTCCTCGGTCCCTTCACTGAAGGGCAAGGCGCTGCGCCGTCTGCGCAGTCGCGTCGGCTTCATCTTCCAGCAGTTCGAGCTCGTCCCCTCGCTCACCGTGCTGGAGAACGTGCTCACCGGTTCGCTCTCGGGCGTCCGCGGACCGCGGCTCGGGCTCTGGGGCTACTCCAAGGCGTCGAAGCTCACGGCCCTTGCACATCTCGACCGAGTGGGCCTGCTCGACCGCGCCTACCAGCGCAGCGACACTCTGTCCGGCGGACAGCAGCAGCGTGTGGCCATCGCCCGCGCGCTCATGCAGAAGCCCGACATCCTGCTCGCCGACGAGCCCGTCGCCTCCCTCGACCCGGAGTCGAGCGACCAGGTCATGGCTCTCATCCGCGAGATCGCCGCAGACGAGGGCCTGACCGTGGTCTGCAGTCTTCACCAGGTCGACCTGGCCATCAGCTGGGCTGACCGGATCGTCGGCCTCCGGCACGGCGAAGTGGTGCTGAACACCCCGACCACGGACCTGACGAAGGCCGAGGTCATGGAGATCTACGGGCGGGTCGCCACGACGACCGCCGAGATGGCCGCGTTGACGCTCGAGTTGGCGGATGCCGCGGCTGAGATGGCGACGCCATGA
- a CDS encoding GntR family transcriptional regulator: MAEAVYTQIADDLRAQITAGALRPGDDVPTEAELAERWHTSRGPIRNALAALRGEGLIETSRGRPARVVARKANQAVDVSVPFTAWARELGVTPGAQTQELSLRRAGSMAAALGVAPEDTIVSVVRLRLLEGRPTMLERLNYTEVVGRQLFDVNLDDVSITQYLSSVGHPIVSLQHVIDAVAADEQDAALLRVPRGTPILRLSRTSRDAEGRIFEASEDRYLSEVVRFTVAASGISNDGHYMRAVGG; this comes from the coding sequence GTGGCCGAAGCTGTGTACACCCAGATTGCCGATGACCTTCGCGCACAGATCACCGCAGGCGCACTCCGCCCCGGCGACGACGTGCCGACCGAGGCGGAACTCGCCGAGCGATGGCACACGTCGCGCGGCCCGATTCGCAACGCTTTGGCAGCACTGCGCGGCGAGGGGCTCATCGAGACCAGCCGCGGTCGCCCCGCGCGCGTGGTCGCGCGGAAGGCGAATCAGGCTGTGGACGTGTCCGTACCGTTCACGGCCTGGGCGAGGGAGCTCGGCGTCACCCCCGGGGCGCAGACGCAGGAGCTGAGCCTGCGTCGCGCGGGCAGCATGGCAGCTGCGCTCGGCGTGGCGCCCGAGGACACCATCGTCAGCGTCGTGCGACTGCGACTGCTCGAAGGACGCCCGACGATGCTCGAACGCCTCAATTACACCGAGGTCGTGGGAAGGCAGCTGTTCGACGTGAACCTCGACGACGTCTCGATCACGCAGTACCTGTCATCCGTCGGTCACCCGATCGTCAGCCTGCAACACGTCATCGACGCCGTTGCGGCGGACGAACAGGATGCCGCACTGCTGCGCGTCCCTCGGGGCACCCCCATCCTGCGGCTGAGTCGCACCTCTCGCGACGCGGAGGGACGCATCTTCGAGGCGTCCGAGGATCGGTACCTCAGCGAGGTCGTACGCTTCACCGTGGCGGCATCCGGGATCTCGAACGATGGCCACTACATGCGGGCGGTGGGCGGCTGA
- a CDS encoding phosphate/phosphite/phosphonate ABC transporter substrate-binding protein translates to MKLRALPALAGVALLALGLAACSGTAEATNTAGSENSSSGSGFAVDESTLVFGVVPDSVDTETNYQPLMDYIAEISGKTVEYHESTDYAALIEAAVAGKVDVASFSGFTYVTATNNGAELTPISSIVTEEGQEPGYYSQAIVPKDSDISSIADFKGKKVCFVDPSSTSGYLFPSFNLLEADIDPKADITPVFAGKHDVSVQKTGEGVECEAGFAEDSEVEKSDAVKVIDETMVPGAPLVYSSALPDEVSQMLIDGLAEVTIDDIIAAGIDSADSEGFRSVFYETKPVDDAYYDLIRDICKETEAEQCQG, encoded by the coding sequence ATGAAGCTTCGCGCTCTTCCCGCCCTCGCCGGCGTCGCGCTCCTCGCACTCGGCCTGGCTGCTTGTTCCGGCACGGCCGAGGCCACCAACACCGCCGGGTCGGAAAACTCCTCCTCCGGCAGCGGCTTCGCGGTCGACGAGAGCACCCTCGTCTTCGGCGTCGTCCCCGACTCGGTCGACACCGAGACGAACTACCAGCCCCTGATGGACTACATCGCCGAGATCAGCGGCAAGACGGTCGAGTACCACGAGTCGACCGACTACGCCGCGCTCATCGAGGCTGCGGTTGCCGGCAAGGTCGATGTCGCATCCTTCTCCGGCTTCACGTACGTCACCGCCACCAACAACGGCGCGGAACTGACGCCGATCTCCTCGATCGTCACCGAAGAGGGTCAGGAGCCCGGGTACTACTCGCAGGCGATCGTCCCCAAGGACAGCGACATCTCGAGCATCGCCGACTTCAAGGGTAAGAAGGTCTGCTTCGTCGATCCGTCGTCGACCTCCGGCTATCTCTTCCCGTCGTTCAACCTGCTCGAGGCCGACATCGACCCGAAGGCCGACATCACCCCGGTGTTCGCCGGCAAGCACGACGTCAGCGTCCAGAAGACCGGCGAAGGTGTCGAGTGCGAGGCGGGCTTCGCCGAGGACTCCGAGGTCGAGAAGTCGGACGCCGTGAAGGTCATCGACGAGACGATGGTGCCCGGCGCACCTCTGGTGTACTCCTCGGCTCTTCCTGACGAGGTGTCCCAGATGCTGATCGACGGTCTCGCCGAGGTCACGATCGACGACATCATCGCCGCCGGCATCGACAGCGCCGATTCCGAAGGCTTCCGCAGCGTCTTCTACGAGACGAAGCCGGTCGACGACGCTTACTACGACCTGATCCGCGACATCTGCAAGGAAACCGAAGCCGAGCAGTGCCAGGGCTGA
- a CDS encoding response regulator transcription factor, which yields MPDIRVVIVDDDPLVRSALSHFVSRDPEITVVAQAEDGLEAIETVEREQPDIVMMDVQMPEMDGITATRAIVDRWPDVRVLAVTTLDGRDTVLPMLSAGASGYLLKDSTAEEILAGVREVHSGASSLSPRIASMLIRHVRDTEPAAVDTAALEPLTEREAEVLQCLAKGMSNAEIARTLIVSEGTVKAHLGRMMSKWHLRDRVQILVTAAHAGLVSFR from the coding sequence ATGCCTGATATCCGTGTCGTGATCGTCGACGACGACCCCTTGGTCCGATCTGCGCTGTCGCACTTCGTCTCCCGCGACCCGGAGATCACCGTCGTGGCGCAGGCGGAAGACGGTCTCGAGGCGATCGAGACGGTGGAGCGCGAACAGCCCGACATCGTCATGATGGACGTGCAGATGCCGGAGATGGACGGCATCACCGCAACGCGGGCGATCGTCGATCGGTGGCCCGACGTGCGCGTGCTCGCCGTCACGACCCTTGACGGCCGTGACACCGTGCTCCCCATGCTGAGCGCCGGCGCATCCGGCTACCTGCTGAAGGATTCCACCGCGGAGGAGATTCTCGCGGGGGTGCGCGAGGTACACAGCGGAGCGAGTTCCCTGTCGCCGCGGATCGCGTCCATGCTGATCCGGCACGTGCGCGACACCGAACCGGCCGCCGTGGACACCGCGGCGCTGGAGCCGCTGACGGAGCGCGAAGCAGAAGTGCTCCAGTGCCTCGCGAAGGGCATGTCGAACGCGGAGATCGCGCGCACGCTCATCGTGTCCGAGGGGACGGTGAAGGCGCACCTCGGCCGGATGATGTCGAAGTGGCACCTGCGCGATCGCGTGCAGATCCTCGTCACGGCTGCGCATGCCGGGCTCGTGAGTTTCCGCTGA